Sequence from the Priestia megaterium genome:
CTATCTTAGACCCTGATACAAGCAGTATGCACAATTACCGAATAAAAGAAGGTGAAGTTGTTTTTATACCGATGGGCTGGTGGCATTGGATTGAGCCCTTATCGGAAGAAGCGCATCTTCATCTCTTTTTTAACAATGATCAATTTGAGTCTACAGAAGGATCCGACGTGCAGCGCTTGACGCCTCCGATCGTGTTTCAAAAAGCATACGGAGTAAGCGCAAGCGAAGTGGCAGAAGCCGTTGCTCCGATTACGGATACGGTTGTAATTGGACCGCCTAATGATCATTCTTTTTATCAAAAGAGCTATCTCAAAGATGAACGGGATGAAAGAATTGTGGTTAAAATAAATGAAAAAGTGGTGCCTGCTGAAGATAAGTAGCATAAAAAACCATTGAGCCTGGGGTCAATGGTTTTTTCGTGAGGCGTTTTTTATAAAAACAGCTCGTTGCGTTCTAAGTGCTTGTACAGCCGCGTTGTGACTTGTTTTTGATTCCATTCGTTTTGCGGAAACTGCTGCTTATCTACGTGAGCAACGGCCGGCTTATAGGTTTTTTGAATTCGTTTAATTTCATTAAAGGTTGCGTTGGTTTCAATGTGATCAGCGAGCGTAAATACAAGAGAATGCAGCTTTGCAACATTGGGAATCGTAGCTGCTTGGCTGAAAATGGCTTTCGCTACGGACAGCTGTCTTTCATGCGCAGTAAAGATGTCTTGCTCATTACGCTCCTTTAAAAAAACAAGCGCTTCTTTTCCGTTAAGGCGAATCGATCCTTTTGGAAACACAATGTTGCTATGTTCAAAAGCACGTTTGTTTGTGACGATAATGCCGCCTAATTTATTTACAGCATCGACGACTGACTGCTGATCCATTTTGACATAATAATCAACAGGAAGCTTTGCATATGCTTCAACTTTCTTTACAACAGCATTCATATTTCCTCGGTGATAAATGGTTCGCAGTGTTTCATTGCCGAGCTGAGTTGACCCTGGCAAGTGGGTCATTTTTATTGACTCATGCTGTTTATTAACAGTCATATACATAAATGAAGTATTTTGATGGTTTTCTTGGATTAAAAGCAGGGAAAACGGTTGCCCTTTTTTTAAATTGACGTGTGTTTTGTTACCATGCTCAAGCGGTACATACGTTTGATCAACGGCAGCTTTCACCGTATGATAGCCTGCAAATGTGATGCTGACAAAACTGACGAGTAAAAATAGTACGAGACCGCCAATCCACTCTTTTTTTGCTTTGCTGCTCATCGTCTCACCTTTTTCTATCGAAGTCGTTCGTAGTATTGCCATCTTAAAAGGGGAGTAAAACAAATGAGCGCTATTTTTATTGCGTATCTCGCTTTTTCTTGGCGTAGGTCTTGAGTTCTGTAATTAAGATCGCTTGTTCTTCCACATCGTTAAACGCTTCAATGCCATAAAGGTATTCGGTGTGCCGTTTTTCTTTCCACACGCAAAGTCCGGTAATATGGATGGGTTTTTCATTTAAATAAAAGCTGATTTTTAGCTGAATTTGATGGTTAAAAATAGGTAAATCAAGCGGCGTAATTATTTTGATTCCTTTTGGTGAAAGGTCGATAACAGACAAAGGACCGGGCTTAGAATCGATTTCTTTGTTGTCGTATTTAGCAATGGAAAACGTTCCAACAATGGGAGTCTCAAATAAAAAGCGAAACGGTTCTTCACGTTTAAAATGCATGTATCATCAGTCCTTTTCGTAATCTAAGTTTGTTAAGTAAGTATTCGCTGAAAGTCTAAAAATTCCTACACGTTTTTCCCCACCACCCATATAATGTTTATCGATGTAGAAAATCTCATATGACCACAGACCGGTCATGTGAGATTTTCTAGACCTAATCGTAGGCGATCCCCCTTGCGGGGTTGATCGCCTACGATTAGGTGAACCTTTGTGGGAGGATTCAAGCGGTCTTAGTTATCGATTGCCGATTGTTAGTAAGGCATTCGTAAGAAGTATAATAACTGCTTTTATAGTATCGGAAGTTTTGTTTGAAACTTTAAATGGTGAGGAAAAGGTTTTGAAAAAAGCGCTACGCTAGAGTTGGATTGTATGTTAAAATTAAACTTTGTGAAGTAGCTGTATTACAAGTCAGCGTTCCTTCAACTAATTAGGAGGTGAGATGAATGGGCACTGATGACCCCATTTCGATGAAGGTTACTGCAAAACAAGATAG
This genomic interval carries:
- a CDS encoding cupin domain-containing protein — encoded protein: MSKSGFVPDNSNIKKSSGTPNLSVNYKQNVLFKRNDQNIAYRLTSTQLPAMLGGAFVDLYMTKGHMREPHWHPNAWELDVVVSGEVQVSILDPDTSSMHNYRIKEGEVVFIPMGWWHWIEPLSEEAHLHLFFNNDQFESTEGSDVQRLTPPIVFQKAYGVSASEVAEAVAPITDTVVIGPPNDHSFYQKSYLKDERDERIVVKINEKVVPAEDK
- a CDS encoding LCP family protein, whose amino-acid sequence is MSSKAKKEWIGGLVLFLLVSFVSITFAGYHTVKAAVDQTYVPLEHGNKTHVNLKKGQPFSLLLIQENHQNTSFMYMTVNKQHESIKMTHLPGSTQLGNETLRTIYHRGNMNAVVKKVEAYAKLPVDYYVKMDQQSVVDAVNKLGGIIVTNKRAFEHSNIVFPKGSIRLNGKEALVFLKERNEQDIFTAHERQLSVAKAIFSQAATIPNVAKLHSLVFTLADHIETNATFNEIKRIQKTYKPAVAHVDKQQFPQNEWNQKQVTTRLYKHLERNELFL
- a CDS encoding PilZ domain-containing protein, which gives rise to MHFKREEPFRFLFETPIVGTFSIAKYDNKEIDSKPGPLSVIDLSPKGIKIITPLDLPIFNHQIQLKISFYLNEKPIHITGLCVWKEKRHTEYLYGIEAFNDVEEQAILITELKTYAKKKRDTQ